In Solanum lycopersicum chromosome 3, SLM_r2.1, the genomic stretch CTATCTAACAAAAATTAGTGACAAAacgtgttaattttttttttccaacgtAACATTTGCTTGACTTGATACAAAATAGATTTATTTTGtagacaaaattaaataaaagaacagTCAATTCGTACAATTGAAGAGGAATATTgcaataaatgagtataaatttagttgacaaaagaaaaaaaatatttttgcaccaaaagaaaagaagaaattttcattaaatgacCTCACTTAaaccaataaaatatatacaatcaATTCTACAGATATTAACAAATTAATTTGTACAAATCattaacatttttaaataataCTGATAAATTGCACCATTTATTTTTTGCACCTATTTTATACTAGCATCACCAAGATATCTTTCAGATTGTAAATTATAAAATCctcataaacaaaaaaaaagtaaaaattacttgctgtttttttttttgtaaacattaagatttaatttattaaaattacaaaaataagtaTTCTTGATATAACTAGAATCTCAGTGAACTTGCTCTTCATCTtatgaattagtcaaatatatcaaattcaaatagttctttttttaaaaaaattaaaatctttttttaaaaaaaaaatgtaagtggaCTAATTGATAAAAGATACAATATGGATCTTTAAAAAATAagcattattttatataaagaatttaagttaaataaatttaaaacgcTTACATAATAAAGCATTTGAATTCTCAGCTAGCCATTTCAATATCGTCtaatatattttgagaaaacaATAAAGCGGAAGACTCGAGAAAACTTTAGCTCCAACGCTAAATAACAACCATATCAGAATTGTTTATCGCAATCAATCAACGTAGCCAAAAATATACCAAACTAGTTGAAATCGACTGCATGAATCCTATGTATAAATCTTAAAATCATTTAAGTCActacaatatataccaataccAAATTTTATACTAGCAATTCTGATAATCATCTTCTTCAAGACCGTCAAAATATGTTAAACGAgattcaaataaggaaagaaaatcAGGGAAAACCCTAACATGTTTCAGGCCAAATAAAAAAGACATCCAGTAATTAGATGCAGATATGCCCATGTATTTCGAAATCGAATGCAAACACGTGTTATCAAAAGCAAAAGGCGCAAAAAAGCTAAGGTCCTTAGAGAATTAAGCGCAAATAAATCGTAAATCGCGGGTTGTAATGAAACGAGAtgcaaagagagagagaaatacaattatatatatttagtccaagactaataattataagcatgaatcCAAACATATGAACgaagaaaatatatatcaattgtTTAGCGTCGTAGCTCATTGGCAAGGAAAAGTATGCCTCACAAGTAACACTAATTAGCTGATCACAACAGAATTCAAAAGCTAATTTCTCAAAGCATTGAAATAAGACATCAAATACAATATTAGTAAAGGGTAAAGAGAGCTTTATTTCAGTCATGTTACTCCTTGACATAGAGAGGCAATTTTCAGTCACACACAAAAATCTGGAAATCATGTTCCATGTTATCTATCATGTAAAATTACCGAAGCATTCACCTCAGCGCACATCTACAACCTAATCGCGCATTAGTATAATGGTGAGGCAGAAAAAACATAGCAGAACGGAACATAAACCTCTTTAGTTATAGCGGGACTTGGTAAAGCTATCAAAGCTAGATGATCGAGGAACTCATGAGAAAGACTTAAGACTTTGATGAAGCATTTTGATGTGCGGATCCAAGTTTTTGGATCCAATGAAGGAACCCCTTCTTGTGATGAAACATTGAATTTTGTACTAGATTCAGAGTCCCATCATGCGCAACTGAAGATTCAAACTGCTCCAGTACCTTCACGATCTGCCAAAACTCAGGCCTCTTTTCTGGTTGCAAAGACCAACACTGTTCGATCAACGTTCTCATGGCAAGAGGGCAGTCCCCAGGAATAGGTGGTCTCATATTCTGAAAGGTTCCAGAGACATTCTTTCAGATGCATCAGCGGTCAcaaattatttggaaaaaagaTAACAGATGAACCAATGATAATTTTGTGCACCATGACAACTAAACATAAAGTTCATGATACGTTAACTTCAATACCTAGACTagatgaataagaaaaaaaaattcaataccTTGTTCACAACAGCAAAAGCAGCCTGTACTGGTGTCATGTCTTCATAAGGAACGGTTCCAGCCACCATTTCCCATAAAATGAGTCCAAAACTATACACATCCACCTTCCGTCCATATGATTTTCGTTTAATCATCTCAGGTGCCATCCATCGGTAAGTACCGGGATCATCAGCCAAAAGATCACAATATGCTTCCTCACAAGCAATTCCAAAATCTGCAATTTTAAGGTGGAAGTTCTCATCGATAAGTATATTTTCCGGTTTGAGATCCCTATGAATAATGCCTTGTGAGTGAATATATTGCATCCCATGAGCAATATCCAAGGCCAATGCAATCAGTTTTTGCAAGTTTATGGACTTGTCCTCAAGCTTGTGAAGGTATGCTCTCAAAGAACCCTCAGATAGATACTCAGTTACAACACAAAAAACTGGTGTCTTTCTGCATGCTCCTACAAACTGCATTGAGAGGTCATCATAAACTAGATCAGAGAtgattttgaaaacaaaaataagatgcCAAAGTTGTGTTTTAccaatttaaaacataaaaaatgcgAGATGCCAagataataaaagaaaaggaaaacaaacTGAGGAAAAACAAAAACCAAATGAGGCCATGGAAGAACTTccatttcaaaattcttagcaAGACCATCAAATACAGTAAGGAATGTATATGCAGAACGCAATATGCTAAAACTGAATgcatcaaacaaaaaaattgatcatcATTAACTACCTTTACGACATTTTGATGGTGGAGTTGAGACAAGAGAGTAACTTCTCTGGTAAACTGATTCTCCAACCGAGTTGCTAAAGCTCCATTATCGTCATCATCAGGTAGTTTTATCATTTTCACAGCAACAGGTTCATCCCTGTATATTCCATGGTAAAGCTGACTATGCGCACCATGAGCAAACCGAAGCCCAAGAAATAGCTTGGAAAGATCAACAGTATATTCATCAGTTGTTTCTACAGCCGTAACCCTGCGCCCATTTTGATCAAAGTACTTTGTCCACGCAGAATCTTTCCAGTTCCGGCTCTTTGATTTGTCATTGAACTTCGCTGCTGACTTTGAAATAGCAGAACTGGAACTAGCTATTTTCTTTTCATGAGAATCTTTGAGGAACAACTTACCCACAATACCCTTCTCATGTCCCTTCCTTTGAGGATGTGGAGTCGAAAATCTCCTCTGATTAGATCGAGCTTCCTTAAAGGTATCGGGAAGTTTGGTTTTCGGAAGAGGGGATAAAGCCCTCTGCTTCTTTGCACTCAGGTTTTGCTGAATTTGCTTAACAGTTGGATCAGGTCTTGAATTGAGAGAAGTCGTTCCAGGTCTAGTTTTGGCACCTGTAATACTTCTAGGCTGAAAACTGACAGTGGTACTGGACAATCTAGCTGCATCCAACCTATGACAAATGGTATGAGAAAATTTCGTTCTCCTAATCCAAGAAGTAGCTTCCTCGTCCATTGTTTTTCCGCAATCAGGCTAAGAAACCTGGTAACTAGTACCaaatttcttctccttttccttcttcagTTCAGGAGGAGGTTCCAATTCGACAATCCACTCAAATTGTCCTATCAGTTTCGCTATGTTTTCAAAAAACGATTTGTTCATACCCATCAATCAAGAATCAACTCAACCTTCAATCTTATGTGCAAACACACAACATAAACGATCAATGACAGCCACAATAGACACCCTTCAAAAATGCCTCCTTCAAGAACAAGATAAACCACGAATTAAACGaaatatatctttttctttttctttcttcttcaaaaagaGTAAGCAGGTACAAGAAAAACCAAATCTTTATCACCTTTTTCAACATTCATTCAAATCAGATAGAAAAAGACTATTACCTTAAACAGCAGAAGAAACCCTCTTCAGCTACAAAATCAAACAACCTTCCTTCAAGTCCTAGAAAATcccaaaacaaaaaatcaacaaaaaaagaagcaaaaggTTAATAATACAAGAAACCTAAACAATATtaacaaacaatgaagggaTGAAAACATGCTAATCTGAATATCAATATTAACAAATCCCATTAAACCCCCAACACAAATCACAATCATGAATCCAAACAAAAAGAGACACACACATTATCTTGAATCGAAATAATGAACATACCCTTTCCGCAAAATCAGATTCTAACTACGAAAAGGGTAAAACTttcacaatatatataaaaaaagaggaTTTTCTATAAAGACTATTTTGTTAAACTAAGAAAGCTAAACAATCTTGAGAAACAACAAAAGGATGAAAAGCACACTAATTTAgctattaaaacaaaaaaaatcaatattaacCAACCCCATTAAACCCCCAGCacaaaacataatcataaacccaaacaaaaaagagaaacaacACATTATCTCAAATCAAAAAACCTAAACACACACTTTTTGCAAAATCAAACTCAAGTACCAAAATGATAAAATGTTATAACAACataaaaaggattttctatAAAGATTCCACCTTTgataaacaataaaacaaacaacaaaGGGATAAAAGCACACTAATTTAGCTATcaaaccaacaaaaaaaatcaatctttaCAAACCCCATTAAACCCCAAATACAAAATCACAATCATAAATCCAAATAAAAAGACAACCATTAtcttaaattgaataaataaacataCCCTTTTTACAGAATTAGATTCAAGTACCAAAACGAAAAAtctttaacattaaaaaaaaaggattttctatAAAGATTCCATTTTTATTAAACTAAGAAAGCTAAACAATATTAACTAACAAACAACAAAGGGATGAAAAGCACATTCACTTGGCAATTAAAacaaagaattatcaatattaaCAAAACCCATTAAACCccaaatataaaatcataatcataaattcaaaaatataaaaagacaaCTATTatcttaaattgaaaaaataaacatacTCTTTTCGCAAAATGAGATTCAAGAACCAAAAGAACAAATCTTTCACAATATAAAAAAGGAACTTGCTATAAAGAATCCATTTTCGGTATGAATTCTAATTCTCCTCTCTTTAATGATATGTAATATTCTTTGAGTCATTGAGATAATTTAATGAGAGAGGAGaataattcaaatcaaaatccaTTTATGACTAAATTCTATACTCTAATA encodes the following:
- the LOC101258727 gene encoding serine/threonine/tyrosine-protein kinase HT1-like; protein product: MDEEATSWIRRTKFSHTICHRLDAARLSSTTVSFQPRSITGAKTRPGTTSLNSRPDPTVKQIQQNLSAKKQRALSPLPKTKLPDTFKEARSNQRRFSTPHPQRKGHEKGIVGKLFLKDSHEKKIASSSSAISKSAAKFNDKSKSRNWKDSAWTKYFDQNGRRVTAVETTDEYTVDLSKLFLGLRFAHGAHSQLYHGIYRDEPVAVKMIKLPDDDDNGALATRLENQFTREVTLLSQLHHQNVVKFVGACRKTPVFCVVTEYLSEGSLRAYLHKLEDKSINLQKLIALALDIAHGMQYIHSQGIIHRDLKPENILIDENFHLKIADFGIACEEAYCDLLADDPGTYRWMAPEMIKRKSYGRKVDVYSFGLILWEMVAGTVPYEDMTPVQAAFAVVNKNMRPPIPGDCPLAMRTLIEQCWSLQPEKRPEFWQIVKVLEQFESSVAHDGTLNLVQNSMFHHKKGFLHWIQKLGSAHQNASSKS